From Chryseobacterium gallinarum, one genomic window encodes:
- a CDS encoding lantibiotic dehydratase family protein, translating to MKKEYSASDQFIIRYPFFPFAYDSGWSLNDMYESEEFLHPLFIASPILYDEFKKCKEGKIKDRKTIDKINTSLYKYWSRIKSRSTPFGLFAGVSIGKIDYRNEMVFSENAYSKIRMDMKYLYNVFLFLKDLPEVKRKTLFYPNDSIYSFYGKYRFIERKYSKDSIRYEISVTDKSAALKKILVLARKGISYKEVLDFLVSEGYEEDEGLYEYIDQIIDSQVLINELEPTLIGEDYLEKIIMTLEKRGINHDMVKQLQELKSGLDRLNHQGATIKTGDILPIEKKVQNMGIPFESQHLIQVDSSRQFRSLSLSKDYTDELSEAISFLSKIGAVKNENTDLKAFIHDYSEKYETEELPLLHALDPEIGIGYPPGKNMGNGYTNSLIHNFQTYSEDAAQEKKGWNPVQDVLIEKIMKAKENRQNEIILSQEDFPSWDTMKPINMPPVIHSMFEVINDSADNTLLHIHFVGTGSGANLMGRFSRLDQSMEGYIKNLVKTEQVNSDAELVEISHLSDSPRIGNISIRPKLTQYEITCLSNSNLDQQFVIPLSDIMISVKHDKIVLRSEKLKKEILPVLTTAHNFKNSSLDIYRFLCDIQHQHSLFKGFMVNLNLALNHIPRIKYKNTVLRLASWKVTKNELNHILEKEVDEEVKKEYVAEWTKKRNIPQYVLIAEDDNEMFVDFYNIHSINVFLSLLKRNSTLALIEFLFNDKTAVVKDHLGNSYRNQIILPLFKNNEN from the coding sequence ATGAAGAAAGAATATTCCGCTTCAGATCAGTTTATCATACGTTATCCATTTTTTCCTTTTGCCTATGATAGCGGATGGAGCCTCAACGATATGTACGAATCAGAAGAGTTTTTACATCCTTTATTTATTGCTTCTCCCATCCTTTATGATGAATTCAAAAAGTGTAAAGAGGGGAAAATTAAAGACAGGAAAACCATAGATAAAATTAATACTTCACTTTATAAATATTGGAGCAGGATAAAATCAAGGTCTACTCCCTTTGGACTGTTTGCAGGAGTATCCATTGGTAAAATTGATTACCGCAACGAAATGGTATTTAGTGAAAACGCTTATTCCAAAATAAGAATGGATATGAAATACCTGTACAATGTTTTCCTGTTTCTTAAAGATCTTCCTGAAGTAAAAAGGAAGACCCTTTTTTATCCCAATGACAGCATTTATTCTTTTTATGGTAAATACCGTTTCATAGAAAGAAAGTACAGCAAGGATAGTATCAGGTATGAGATTTCAGTTACAGACAAAAGCGCAGCGTTGAAAAAGATCCTGGTATTGGCCAGAAAGGGGATTAGCTATAAGGAAGTACTGGATTTCCTTGTATCAGAAGGATATGAGGAAGATGAAGGATTGTATGAATATATTGATCAGATTATTGATTCCCAGGTTTTAATCAATGAGCTGGAGCCTACATTGATCGGGGAAGATTATTTGGAAAAAATAATAATGACGTTGGAAAAACGGGGTATTAACCATGATATGGTAAAGCAGCTACAGGAGCTGAAATCGGGGCTGGACCGGCTTAATCATCAGGGGGCGACCATAAAAACCGGAGATATCCTGCCAATAGAAAAAAAAGTACAAAATATGGGAATCCCTTTTGAATCTCAACACCTTATCCAGGTTGACTCTTCAAGGCAATTCCGGTCATTATCTCTTAGTAAAGATTATACGGATGAATTGTCAGAAGCTATTTCTTTCCTGTCGAAAATAGGAGCCGTTAAAAATGAAAATACTGACTTAAAAGCTTTTATTCATGATTATTCGGAAAAATATGAAACAGAAGAGCTTCCCCTTCTTCATGCATTGGATCCGGAGATAGGTATCGGATATCCTCCCGGGAAAAATATGGGGAACGGGTACACCAATTCATTGATCCATAATTTTCAGACCTATTCAGAAGATGCTGCACAGGAAAAAAAAGGATGGAACCCGGTACAGGATGTTTTAATAGAGAAAATTATGAAGGCCAAAGAGAACCGGCAAAATGAAATCATCCTGTCTCAGGAAGATTTTCCTTCCTGGGATACAATGAAACCCATCAATATGCCTCCCGTAATCCATTCCATGTTTGAAGTGATCAATGACTCTGCTGATAATACCTTATTGCATATTCACTTTGTAGGCACAGGATCAGGAGCTAATCTCATGGGAAGGTTTTCACGTCTTGACCAAAGTATGGAAGGCTATATAAAGAACCTGGTAAAAACAGAACAGGTAAACAGCGATGCCGAACTTGTTGAAATTTCCCACTTATCAGACTCTCCAAGGATTGGAAATATTTCCATAAGGCCTAAGCTGACTCAATATGAAATCACCTGCCTGTCAAATTCTAATCTGGATCAGCAATTTGTAATTCCGTTATCGGATATTATGATATCGGTAAAGCATGATAAAATTGTTTTGAGATCTGAAAAATTGAAAAAAGAAATCCTGCCGGTCCTTACTACTGCACATAACTTCAAAAATTCCTCATTGGATATTTACAGGTTTCTGTGTGATATACAACACCAGCATTCCCTTTTCAAAGGGTTTATGGTAAATCTTAATCTTGCCCTCAATCATATTCCGAGGATAAAATATAAAAATACGGTCTTACGCCTTGCAAGCTGGAAGGTTACGAAAAATGAACTTAACCATATCCTGGAAAAAGAGGTGGATGAGGAAGTGAAAAAAGAATATGTTGCAGAATGGACAAAAAAAAGAAATATACCACAATACGTCCTGATTGCTGAAGATGACAATGAGATGTTTGTTGACTTTTACAATATTCACAGCATCAATGTATTTTTATCCTTACTAAAGAGGAATAGCACACTTGCTTTAATTGAGTTCCTGTTCAATGATAAAACGGCTGTTGTAAAAGATCATTTGGGAAACTCTTATAGAAACCAGATTATTTTACCATTATTTAAAAACAATGAAAACTAG
- a CDS encoding lanthionine synthetase C family protein — protein MEKTISIIGGKQNEINEILSSIAQTIINKSKSPGPDLGLLSGTMGEILFLHEYSKINNKYKQYIPENLDCLFESIEYGNVYHTYCSGLAGICLGIDYIESEKNTAYEHFDFIDDQIDAWLAGQLNKCINEGNYDFLHGAIGIGFYFLERFKAGNDRSEKALHHLLQFLNDTAIKEKDLIKWKNHKQKVNISLSHGMSSIIIFLLELYISGFRSEYDVKRLIEGGISFILKQEINPDVYHSYFPYTSVEEETDEIKGSRLAWCYGDLGVAVMLGKASGIFNNSIWKRKSAEIMEFSAARRTDDKIRILDAGICHGSAGVSLIFYNEFLKTGNEKYAVAAKFWLNKTLEYYKEDPDHFSRVSYNPVTEEYYPNNSLLEGSAGVGLALLTIMEDTSDWSKFLLI, from the coding sequence ATGGAAAAAACAATCAGCATTATTGGTGGAAAACAAAATGAAATAAACGAAATATTATCATCTATTGCCCAAACAATAATCAATAAAAGTAAGAGTCCTGGTCCTGATCTTGGCTTGCTGTCAGGAACAATGGGAGAGATCTTATTTTTACATGAATATTCAAAAATAAACAATAAGTATAAACAATATATCCCTGAAAACCTTGACTGTCTCTTTGAGTCTATAGAATACGGCAATGTATATCATACCTATTGTAGCGGGCTGGCAGGTATTTGCCTTGGGATCGATTATATAGAATCTGAAAAAAATACAGCGTATGAACACTTTGACTTTATAGACGATCAGATTGATGCATGGCTGGCCGGGCAGCTCAATAAGTGTATCAACGAAGGTAATTACGATTTTCTACATGGCGCAATCGGAATCGGTTTTTATTTTCTTGAGAGGTTTAAAGCAGGGAATGACCGGTCAGAAAAAGCTTTACATCATCTGTTACAGTTTCTGAATGATACTGCAATAAAGGAAAAAGATCTTATAAAATGGAAGAATCATAAGCAGAAAGTTAATATATCCTTATCCCATGGGATGTCAAGTATTATCATTTTTTTATTGGAACTGTATATATCAGGCTTCAGATCGGAATACGATGTTAAAAGGCTTATTGAAGGAGGAATCAGCTTTATTTTAAAACAGGAAATAAATCCGGACGTTTATCATTCCTACTTTCCTTATACCTCTGTTGAAGAAGAAACAGATGAAATCAAAGGAAGCAGGCTGGCCTGGTGCTATGGAGATCTTGGAGTGGCTGTAATGTTGGGAAAAGCTTCCGGAATCTTTAATAACTCAATATGGAAGAGAAAATCAGCTGAAATAATGGAGTTTTCTGCCGCAAGAAGAACAGATGATAAAATCAGGATCCTGGATGCGGGAATATGCCATGGAAGTGCCGGAGTAAGTTTGATATTTTATAATGAATTTCTGAAAACCGGAAACGAAAAGTACGCGGTAGCTGCTAAGTTCTGGCTCAATAAAACATTGGAATATTATAAAGAAGATCCTGACCATTTTTCAAGAGTATCGTATAACCCTGTCACTGAAGAATATTATCCCAATAACAGTCTGCTTGAAGGAAGCGCCGGAGTGGGATTGGCCTTATTGACAATTATGGAAGATACATCAGATTGGTCAAAATTTTTATTAATATAA
- a CDS encoding DUF3829 domain-containing protein codes for MKKIIVLAMALSLTATAISCKKGAGKMGNTVLNLGGEAEANSVIDFNNNFVDSYKNTSRQIESILKYTEEAVVKSKGGNVLIMPIITSSMDYTLSKIKEIPSGFGKDKAAIEADFNTYKTRKENIEKKFEELKSYMNSEDYKDDKGAKAEAIKKEIETDADALYTAGENVIAKIKPATDAAEEVVLKDHPMKEYIISSKNVMNSLDSVIELLGKQYAGKFNEAEAQKKYDEFARLVEANSKMDFNVKGQQYAYKKTQFENFNKAAANFVDHYRKLIRDSKEAGKIPDNDIQQMDSSYESVLNSYNSFVK; via the coding sequence ATGAAGAAGATTATAGTATTGGCAATGGCTTTGTCTCTGACAGCTACTGCTATAAGTTGTAAAAAAGGGGCCGGCAAGATGGGCAATACCGTTTTAAATCTTGGCGGAGAAGCAGAAGCAAATTCTGTCATTGATTTCAATAATAATTTTGTAGACTCCTATAAAAATACGTCCAGGCAGATTGAAAGCATCTTAAAATACACGGAAGAGGCAGTCGTTAAATCCAAAGGAGGAAATGTACTAATTATGCCTATTATTACCAGTTCAATGGATTATACGCTTTCTAAGATTAAAGAAATTCCTTCAGGGTTTGGAAAAGACAAAGCTGCTATTGAAGCAGATTTTAATACCTACAAAACCAGGAAGGAGAATATAGAGAAAAAGTTTGAAGAACTTAAATCCTATATGAATTCTGAAGACTATAAAGACGATAAGGGAGCTAAGGCAGAGGCTATCAAAAAAGAAATAGAAACTGATGCTGATGCTTTATATACTGCAGGAGAAAATGTGATAGCAAAAATAAAACCTGCTACAGATGCTGCAGAAGAAGTGGTTTTGAAAGACCATCCGATGAAAGAGTATATTATCTCATCTAAAAATGTGATGAATTCCCTGGACTCGGTTATTGAACTTTTAGGAAAGCAATATGCAGGGAAGTTTAATGAAGCAGAAGCCCAGAAAAAATATGACGAATTTGCCAGGTTGGTGGAAGCCAATTCAAAAATGGATTTTAATGTTAAAGGCCAGCAGTATGCTTATAAAAAAACTCAGTTTGAAAACTTCAATAAAGCAGCTGCCAACTTTGTAGATCATTACAGGAAACTGATCAGAGATTCAAAAGAAGCGGGTAAAATTCCCGATAATGATATCCAGCAGATGGATTCTTCTTATGAATCGGTACTCAATTCGTATAATTCTTTTGTGAAGTAA
- a CDS encoding type VI secretion system baseplate subunit TssF: MNLDQNIYSKESVKARMLQNATKVWGLKSPQSLDPFVKLLIDAFSTEVFKANNEIQTVNARILEKLAKLLTPSIYTHPIPAHAVAFTQPYESSEILLEHTEFFFRKQMTSTIKSESDKQVNIPFTPIGNVRINKVHTSIMFVGNTCYSIDDRFNKIPIARFQGRPEDYRKITVGIDVSKYISENFPKYISIFCSNPAFEHLDFVYKLLPYITVTSNGNPLFVREGLSYLTENHAEGYEQMFREQSIRNKVIEDIKSIYRHKFIEITGISSSLFSEPGQLPQNLDFLAEKEEIVRYLDNKKYLWLTFEFPPQFSAEILDNFSFVLNAFPIYNRGWKKTEYSLDIMGNNIPLVTDEGEHFLYVDEVQDGDGRKYSEIPFTPADDLKKGLFTVRKGGMERFTNRNAVDMIANVLELTRDEIAAFSLLNRDNVKGVLSEMSDKMKSMVQKVNNAKRNIRQELNYVIMEPVEKTDHTYASFWVTHCTLANHMRPGTELSNQLKSQTVVLLTETLGGAEEQKGTDSIQAYKYALTTRDKIISLEDVKNYCRMVLKDEMREVRVRRGTMISNKPKEGFVRTVEVEIIPQNYSFYGRAYWENMANILRNQIIAKAIDGIEYVVKITNEDVEFQDM, translated from the coding sequence ATGAATTTAGATCAGAATATTTATTCCAAAGAATCTGTAAAAGCCAGAATGCTCCAGAATGCGACCAAGGTTTGGGGATTAAAAAGTCCACAATCTCTGGATCCTTTTGTAAAGCTATTGATTGATGCATTCAGTACGGAAGTTTTTAAAGCGAATAATGAAATACAAACAGTAAATGCCCGGATTTTAGAAAAGCTGGCCAAACTTCTTACGCCATCCATCTATACCCATCCTATTCCTGCTCATGCCGTTGCTTTTACGCAGCCTTATGAGTCTTCTGAAATTTTATTGGAGCACACGGAATTTTTCTTCCGGAAGCAAATGACATCAACGATCAAATCAGAATCTGACAAGCAGGTAAACATTCCTTTTACTCCCATAGGGAACGTAAGGATCAATAAAGTGCATACTTCCATCATGTTCGTAGGAAATACCTGCTATAGCATAGATGACAGGTTTAATAAAATTCCTATTGCCAGATTTCAAGGAAGACCTGAAGATTACAGGAAGATTACCGTGGGAATTGATGTCAGTAAATATATAAGTGAAAATTTCCCAAAATATATAAGTATTTTCTGTTCTAACCCTGCATTTGAACACCTGGATTTTGTGTATAAGCTCCTGCCTTACATTACGGTTACCAGCAATGGGAATCCTTTATTTGTGAGAGAAGGATTAAGCTACCTTACCGAAAATCACGCGGAGGGATATGAGCAGATGTTCCGGGAACAGTCTATCCGGAACAAAGTGATTGAAGATATTAAAAGTATATACCGTCATAAATTTATCGAAATTACAGGAATTTCCAGTTCTTTATTTTCTGAACCCGGACAACTGCCGCAGAATCTTGACTTCCTTGCCGAAAAAGAAGAAATTGTAAGGTATTTAGATAATAAAAAATATTTATGGCTTACATTTGAGTTTCCGCCTCAGTTTTCTGCAGAAATTCTCGATAACTTTTCATTTGTATTGAATGCTTTTCCAATTTACAACAGGGGATGGAAGAAAACTGAATACAGCCTGGATATTATGGGAAATAATATTCCTTTAGTAACAGATGAAGGGGAACATTTCCTTTATGTAGATGAGGTTCAGGATGGTGACGGAAGAAAATATTCAGAAATCCCTTTTACTCCTGCAGACGACCTTAAAAAAGGGTTGTTTACGGTAAGGAAAGGCGGCATGGAACGTTTTACCAACAGGAATGCCGTAGATATGATTGCCAATGTCCTGGAACTGACAAGGGATGAAATTGCAGCATTTTCTTTACTCAACAGAGATAATGTAAAAGGAGTTCTCAGCGAAATGTCAGATAAGATGAAATCGATGGTACAAAAAGTCAATAATGCCAAAAGAAACATCCGGCAGGAGCTGAACTATGTCATCATGGAACCGGTAGAAAAAACGGATCATACATATGCTTCATTCTGGGTTACCCATTGTACACTGGCCAACCACATGCGTCCGGGGACAGAGCTTTCCAATCAGTTGAAATCACAGACTGTAGTACTGCTTACCGAAACCTTAGGCGGAGCAGAAGAGCAGAAAGGTACAGACAGTATTCAGGCTTATAAATATGCCCTGACTACCAGAGATAAAATTATTTCCCTGGAGGATGTCAAAAACTATTGCCGTATGGTTCTGAAAGATGAAATGCGGGAGGTAAGGGTAAGGAGAGGGACCATGATCAGCAATAAACCGAAAGAAGGTTTTGTAAGAACGGTAGAAGTGGAGATTATTCCGCAAAATTACTCTTTTTACGGAAGGGCCTATTGGGAAAACATGGCCAACATCCTCAGAAACCAGATCATTGCAAAAGCGATAGATGGTATTGAATATGTGGTAAAGATCACTAATGAAGATGTTGAATTTCAGGATATGTAA
- a CDS encoding GPW/gp25 family protein: MDTPNYRMPFVPSTLMTEGGSIDTCDMGESIAHNIMLLITTKKGENRYDENYGNDVWNLEFDNGVTSAIWESVFIKSLKRQIQEYEPRIINPQIDAHIQFVEHSYDTKEHTEIKKKVRIAINAKMEATGERFSFSTELFLSPMSID, encoded by the coding sequence ATGGATACACCAAATTACAGAATGCCCTTCGTACCATCTACTCTGATGACAGAAGGCGGAAGTATCGATACCTGCGATATGGGGGAAAGCATCGCTCACAATATCATGCTGCTGATCACCACCAAAAAAGGTGAAAACAGATACGATGAAAACTACGGAAATGATGTCTGGAACCTGGAATTCGATAACGGGGTGACAAGCGCCATCTGGGAAAGTGTTTTTATTAAAAGCCTTAAAAGACAAATTCAGGAATATGAGCCACGGATTATCAATCCCCAGATTGATGCCCATATACAATTTGTAGAACATAGCTACGATACTAAAGAACACACCGAAATCAAAAAGAAAGTAAGAATTGCCATCAATGCTAAGATGGAGGCAACCGGAGAGCGTTTCAGTTTTTCAACTGAACTGTTCCTCAGTCCGATGTCTATTGATTAA
- a CDS encoding APC family permease, giving the protein MQKKLKLWDAIMLVMGSMIGSGIFIVSADMMRNLGSGYWLIVVWVITGIMTVAAAISYGELSALFPKAGGQYTYLKEIFGRRMGFLYGWGLFTVIQTGTIAAVAMAFGKFTAYLVPSLNDAAPIFQSGEFKITWIQILAIAVILLLTYINTRGVESGKLLQNIFTGSKIVALLGLIAAGFILVDVSHLSENFSLGTDSFNNLKKDLHGNFLTEGWEPIGGMTLLGGIAAAMVGSVFSSVAWESVTFVSGEIDNPKRNVVKSMIYGTSAVMLLYIAVNFIYLNALDRDGIAFAANDRVAVAASQNIFGSAGTIIIALLVMISTFGCDNGLILAGARVFQTMAKDGMFFASAIRNNKNDVPENALWMQGIWASVLCLSGQYGNLLDMISFVIVLFYMITVFGVIHLRRKQPELERPYKTWLYPVTPIVYLVIGTGFCILLLIYKQQYTWPGFLMVLLGLPVYYLINRKTAD; this is encoded by the coding sequence ATGCAAAAAAAACTGAAACTTTGGGACGCTATTATGCTGGTAATGGGGTCTATGATCGGAAGCGGGATCTTTATTGTAAGCGCTGATATGATGCGTAACCTGGGATCAGGATACTGGCTTATCGTGGTGTGGGTGATCACGGGAATAATGACGGTAGCAGCAGCCATAAGTTATGGGGAATTGTCTGCGTTGTTTCCTAAAGCCGGCGGGCAATATACCTATCTCAAAGAGATTTTTGGAAGAAGGATGGGCTTTCTGTACGGGTGGGGGCTGTTTACAGTGATACAAACAGGAACAATTGCGGCAGTAGCAATGGCATTTGGAAAATTTACAGCCTATTTAGTTCCTTCTTTGAATGATGCCGCGCCTATTTTTCAAAGCGGAGAATTCAAAATTACCTGGATTCAGATCCTGGCGATTGCAGTTATCCTTTTGCTGACCTATATTAATACAAGAGGGGTGGAAAGTGGTAAACTCCTTCAGAATATTTTCACAGGATCTAAAATTGTGGCATTGCTAGGGCTTATTGCTGCAGGATTTATCCTGGTAGATGTTTCACATTTATCCGAAAACTTTAGCTTAGGCACTGATTCATTCAATAACCTTAAAAAAGATTTACATGGAAATTTCCTTACAGAAGGTTGGGAACCTATCGGGGGAATGACTCTATTGGGAGGTATTGCAGCCGCAATGGTAGGGTCTGTTTTCAGTTCTGTTGCGTGGGAAAGTGTAACCTTTGTGTCAGGAGAAATAGATAATCCGAAGAGAAATGTCGTAAAATCAATGATTTATGGTACTTCCGCTGTGATGCTTTTATATATTGCAGTGAATTTTATCTATCTCAATGCCTTAGACAGGGACGGGATTGCCTTTGCTGCCAATGACAGAGTTGCAGTAGCTGCCTCCCAGAATATTTTCGGAAGTGCCGGAACCATTATCATTGCTTTATTGGTTATGATATCTACATTTGGATGTGACAATGGGCTTATCCTTGCAGGGGCAAGGGTTTTCCAGACAATGGCAAAAGATGGGATGTTCTTTGCTTCGGCAATCAGGAATAATAAAAATGATGTACCTGAAAATGCTTTATGGATGCAGGGGATCTGGGCTTCTGTTTTATGTCTGAGCGGGCAATATGGCAATCTTTTGGATATGATCTCTTTTGTAATCGTTTTGTTTTATATGATTACCGTTTTCGGAGTGATTCATTTAAGAAGGAAACAGCCTGAGCTGGAGAGACCTTATAAAACATGGCTGTATCCCGTGACGCCCATTGTTTATCTGGTTATAGGAACGGGTTTTTGTATTTTACTTTTAATTTATAAGCAACAATATACATGGCCGGGATTTTTAATGGTTTTGCTGGGACTTCCGGTGTATTATCTTATCAACAGGAAAACTGCGGACTAA
- a CDS encoding DUF4920 domain-containing protein: protein MKFKALLFAAAVSISTVAFAQETSTVGPPEGKALAGDTYGGGIASSAESKAITVNQLSKKLKADNKKAENIVVKGKVTDVCEKKGCWLTIQTEDNSRFFVKMKDYAFFVPTALKGKNVVLEGNAERKVISVNEQKHYAEDAKKPQSEIDAITQPKEEVRFVANGIKVVQ, encoded by the coding sequence ATGAAATTCAAAGCTCTATTATTTGCAGCAGCTGTAAGTATTTCTACTGTAGCATTTGCTCAGGAGACATCAACAGTTGGCCCTCCTGAAGGAAAAGCCCTGGCAGGTGATACTTATGGAGGGGGAATCGCCTCATCGGCAGAGTCTAAAGCAATTACCGTTAACCAATTAAGTAAAAAGCTTAAAGCAGACAACAAAAAGGCTGAAAATATTGTCGTTAAAGGAAAAGTTACGGATGTATGCGAGAAAAAAGGCTGCTGGCTTACGATTCAGACGGAAGATAACTCCAGGTTTTTTGTAAAAATGAAAGACTATGCATTCTTCGTACCAACAGCTTTAAAAGGTAAAAATGTAGTACTGGAAGGAAATGCTGAAAGAAAAGTGATTTCTGTAAATGAGCAAAAACATTATGCAGAGGATGCTAAAAAACCTCAGTCTGAGATTGATGCTATCACCCAGCCTAAGGAAGAAGTACGATTCGTAGCCAACGGGATAAAGGTGGTTCAGTAA
- a CDS encoding M14 family zinc carboxypeptidase, whose product MNFEQIYSQNPNFSNRYISPEKLFSYLRQNLSDYIQEIGTSYLNKPIYKLSIGTGTIQVLAWSQMHGNESNATHAMLDLLISLDKALEIKEDLFSKISLDFIFMLNPDGSEKWTRLNAADIDLNRDFHNEASKEIKFLKQTAAAKKYDYALNLHEQRTIFTTDGIHPATLSFLAPSENVERTITENRKKCMAVIGRVYNHLKEIIPDQIGRYSDEFYPTSTGDNFIKAGIPTILFEGGHFVDDYTRKGTRKYYTIALYYALKAIGDLNSDTTGWENYLEIPENKETHYDIIYRNVKLNTDHECILDIAVQYREVIEEGKDEISFVPFVMEVGDVKKRKGWKEIDCTGKKFVSASKYPKLDAVMDFTIED is encoded by the coding sequence ATGAATTTTGAACAGATCTATTCTCAAAACCCTAATTTCTCTAATCGCTATATTTCTCCTGAAAAATTATTTTCTTACCTACGGCAGAATCTCAGCGATTATATTCAGGAAATCGGAACATCATACTTGAATAAGCCAATTTATAAGTTAAGTATCGGAACCGGAACAATTCAGGTATTAGCCTGGTCGCAAATGCACGGAAATGAATCCAACGCTACCCATGCAATGCTGGATTTATTAATAAGCCTGGATAAAGCTCTTGAAATAAAAGAGGATTTGTTCAGCAAAATCAGCCTAGACTTTATTTTTATGCTGAATCCCGACGGATCGGAAAAATGGACGAGACTGAATGCAGCTGATATAGACCTGAACAGAGATTTTCATAATGAAGCCAGCAAGGAGATTAAATTCCTCAAACAAACCGCCGCTGCCAAAAAATATGACTATGCTCTGAACCTGCATGAGCAAAGAACCATTTTTACCACTGACGGGATTCATCCGGCTACGCTTTCTTTCCTGGCCCCTTCAGAAAATGTGGAACGTACCATTACTGAAAACAGGAAAAAATGTATGGCAGTTATCGGAAGGGTATATAACCATTTAAAAGAAATAATTCCTGATCAGATCGGAAGGTATTCTGATGAATTTTATCCGACTTCCACCGGAGATAATTTTATAAAAGCAGGCATACCAACTATCTTATTTGAAGGCGGGCATTTTGTAGATGATTATACAAGAAAAGGAACCAGAAAATATTACACTATTGCACTTTATTATGCTTTAAAAGCCATCGGTGATCTGAATTCTGATACTACAGGCTGGGAAAACTATCTTGAAATACCGGAAAATAAAGAAACCCATTATGATATCATTTACAGGAATGTAAAACTGAATACAGACCATGAATGTATCCTGGATATTGCAGTTCAGTACAGGGAAGTAATAGAAGAAGGTAAAGATGAGATTTCTTTTGTCCCTTTCGTAATGGAAGTAGGAGACGTTAAAAAAAGAAAAGGCTGGAAAGAAATAGACTGTACCGGGAAAAAATTTGTTTCTGCCTCGAAATATCCGAAACTGGATGCGGTAATGGATTTTACGATAGAAGACTAA
- a CDS encoding helix-turn-helix transcriptional regulator, with the protein MSLNERISKVIEYSNLTPSEFADEIDVQRSSISHITSGRNKPSLEFIIKIKSRFPELLWDWLVTGEGVMLKSELPEPAVIPVQNIEEEEKTKSATPLPDLFTMINEDDEFGADETEDEAPKQSSGESFIPHQNTAQEKISDSQRLENTADQIISQAIGNQENKIKRIVLFYENGKFESFEP; encoded by the coding sequence ATGAGTTTAAATGAAAGAATTTCAAAAGTTATAGAGTATTCCAATCTGACTCCTTCTGAATTTGCAGATGAAATTGATGTACAGCGTTCGTCCATCTCACACATTACTTCGGGAAGAAATAAACCGTCGCTGGAGTTTATCATAAAAATAAAATCCCGGTTCCCGGAGCTTCTATGGGACTGGCTTGTTACAGGAGAAGGGGTAATGCTGAAATCTGAACTTCCTGAGCCTGCCGTCATTCCGGTACAGAATATTGAAGAAGAAGAAAAAACAAAATCTGCTACTCCTCTCCCCGATTTGTTTACCATGATCAATGAAGATGATGAATTTGGGGCTGATGAAACAGAAGATGAAGCTCCCAAGCAAAGTTCCGGAGAATCGTTTATACCGCACCAAAATACAGCCCAGGAAAAAATATCCGATTCTCAGCGATTAGAAAATACTGCTGACCAGATAATCAGCCAAGCCATTGGAAATCAGGAAAATAAAATTAAACGCATCGTTTTATTTTATGAAAACGGAAAATTTGAGAGTTTTGAGCCCTAA